From the Halorussus salinus genome, the window GGCCGAGCGGTTCGTAGGACACCTTCGCCTCGGCGTGAGCGGGACCCGGCAGTCGCTCGGTCTGGAGGTGTTCGGCGGCGTTCTCGGCGTAGTAGTCACAGACCCACGCGCACTTCTGGACCTCCGAGCGGGCCGACGCCAGCGTCTTGCCCATCTCTCTGGTCATCAACTCGGCGTACTCGTCTTCCTTGTCTCGAAGCACCTCCCCGGCGTTCGCCAGCAACTGCTGGCGCTTCCTGATGGGAACGTCTCGCCACTCCTCGAAGGTCTCGGTGGCCCGGTCGAGCGCGGCCTCGACGTTCTCCTCGGAGTCGTCCGCAATCGGTTCGAGTGACTCGCCAGTGGCGGGATTGAGTCTGTCCATGACGTGCGCAGTTCGTCGCCCACCGGGTTGTACCTTCGGGTGACGGGACGGTCGAAGCGCCGCCGGGCGTCGGTGAAACGGACGAAACGGCCTTTCGAACGGCCTAAAACGCCGGTAACGCGGCGTTTCGGTTCGGGGGTTTTTGTCGCTGCTCGTCGTAACCGAACCACGGAAACCCGGCGGAGTCGGCGACCGGGAACGGGGGACCGGAGGAACACGATGAACGTCATCGAAGGGGCACGAATCAGTTGGCGCAACATCCGGGAACACAAGCTTCGCTCGACGCTGACGACGTTGGGGGTCATCATCGGCGTCGCGGCGGTCATCACCTTCGTCACGCTGGGCGCGAGCCTCCAACAGGACATCATCAGCACCGTCGCTGGCGGCAACGCCGCGACGATGTACGTGACCGCCCAGTCGCCCGGCGACAGTCGCGTGCCGTCGCTGGGCGGCGGTGGCGGGTCGGTCGTGTTCACTCAGCACGACGTGGAACAGATACGCCAGCTTCCGGGAGTGGAACTCGCGGCCCCGGAGAGCGGCATCGCCGCCTCGTCGGTCACCTACAACAACTCGACGGTCGGGAGACAGTTCATCACCGTCTCGTCGCCGGGCTACTTCCAAGTCCGGAACATCCAGTTCGTCTCGGGCAGACCGTACCGAACCGGCGAACAGGAGGTGGTGCTGAACCAACCCGCCGCCCGGATGTTCGGCGACAACGTGACCGTCGGGTCGAACATCTCGTTCACGCGGGCCGCGAGCAACGAACAGCTCAACGCGACGGTGGTCGGCATCGTGGAATCGACGGGCGGCGGCGAGGTCCTCGGGTTCAGTCAGGGGAGCGCCGACCCCCGAATCTACGCGCCGACCGAACCCTACTACCTGCGGACCTCCCGGAGTCCGACCACCCAACAGGAGCAGTTGGTCTACGGGCGTCTCCTCGTGAAAGCCGAGTCGGCGAGTCAGGTCGATGCGGTGCAGGGCCGGGTCTACAACTACCTCGGCCAGAACTCCGACGCGCGCCAGCTCAAGTCCCAGTCCTACCAGTTCGAGGTCACGACCCAAGACCAGATAATCGGGCAGGTCAAGCAGTTGACCAGCACGTTCACCGCCTACATCACCGGCATCGCGGTCATCTCGCTCATCGTCGGGTCCATCGGCATCGCCAACATCATGCTCGTGTCGGTCACCGAGCGGACCCGCGAAATCGGCATCATGAAAGCCGTCGGCGCGCAGAACCGCGACGTACTCCAGTTGTTCCTCGTCGAGGCGGTGATGCTCGGCGTCCTCGGGTCGGCGCTCGGCGCGGTCGTCGGCATCGCCGGCGGCTACGCGGGTGCCCAAGCAATCGGGCTTCCGCTGGCGTTTCAGCCAATCTGGTTCGTCGCCTCGGTGGCCGTCGGCGTCCTCGTCGGCGTCCTCGCGGGGCTCTACCCGGCGTGGGACGCGGCCCACACCGACCCCATCGACGCGCTCCGGTACGAGTAGACGATACCTCGGCGCAGAGGAGTCCCGGCCGGAGACCCAACCGTCGAGGCGCTAAAATGTTCGTTACCGGACACCTACGCCGTCTGGTGTGTCACCTTTTCTCGTTCCTACCGGGTCGGGTCTCGTCTCCTCGCGGTCGGAGCGGAGTCGGAGTCCCGTCGTCTCGCCGGTCGAGGGCGGTATCGGAGTCTCGACCCGATGCCTCGGAGCGGCCTCGTCTCGGCCGAAAGGTATTTGATTCGTTTCGAACCGTTCACGAGGAAACCCGCGGTTGAACGGCGGCCGCGACGAGTAACGACGCGGCCGATTTCGCTCCCGCTCGCGGCGGATTCGATAGCCACTGGATAACAAAGGGACCCCCGATACAAGGCCACGCCAAGACTAGCGCGTCCAATTGGACGCGAGGAGTCCGCTCTATGACCGAACAGAACGTCACACACGAGACGACGGTACGCGAAGAGGGTTGGAAACGGGAACTGATGTGGCTCGCGCCCGCGCTCCTGTCGGGAATCGTCCTCTTTTTAGTTTATCTGCGTTCGCACCCCTACCCCTCGTTCGGGGCCGGACTGTACCTCTTCATCGCCGAGCGCATCTCCGAGATGGGCTACGCGCTTCCGGAGACGATTCCCCACTACACCGAGGGCGGCGTCCCCTTCGCGTACCCGCCGCTGATGTTCTACGCGGTGGCGGCGATACGCGACCTGACCGGCGTAGACCCCATCGCCATCTCGCGGTTCCTGCCGGGTATCGTCACGCTGGCGTATCTGGTTCCGCTGTACCTGTTCGCCCGCGACCTGTTCGACTCCCGGCCGCAGGCCGCGCTGACGAGTCTGCTGGTCGCGGTGAGTCCGCCGGTCCTCCAGTGGCACATCTCGGCGGGCGGCATCGTCCGCGCACCGGCGTTCCTGTTCTCGCTGTCGGGCATCTACGCCGGACTGCGCCTCTACAAGTACCGGGACCGTCGGTGGGTCGTCCCCTCGCTCGTACTGTTCACGCTGACGGTTCTGACCCATCCCGTCTACACCGTCTTCTTCGCGCTATCGTACTTCCTGCTCTTTCTCCAGTTCGACCGGTCGCTCCGGGGACTCGTCCGGGGCGCGGTGGTCGGGTTCGGCGGCATTTTGCTGGCCGCGCCGTGGTGGACGCAGGTAATGGCCGCCCACGGTATCGACGTGTTCACGGGCGCGGCGGGCACGCACGGCGGGTTGGGCGGCGGCATCCCCTCGCTGTCGGCGCTCACGCACGTCAGCCTTCAGAACGTCTTCTTCGGGAGTCTGCTGTCGGTCCTGCCGCTGGTCGGGGCCGTCTACCTCCTGAAAGAGCGGCGGTTCTTCCTGCCGGTCTGGTTCGTCGCGGTGACGGCCGTCATCGGGAAGGCGCGCTTCTCGATGCTCGCCGGGTCGTTCATCACGGCGGTGTTCCTGCTGGAGGTGCTGGGGGTCCGTCTCAAGGAGCAGTCCCGGTTCGCCGTGGGTCGTCGCGGGGTCGTCACGGCCGCGCTGGTCCTGATAGCCACGGTCGGCATCGCCGGGAGCGCGATGTACACGACCGGCGACGTGGACGCCCACGCCGGGAGTCCGTCGCTCCCGCAGTTCGTGGACCACGACGACGTGGAGGCGATGGAGTGGGCCGAGCGCAACACGAAGCCGAGCGCCACCTTCGTCGTACAGGGTGACGCCGCCGAGTGGTTCCCACAGCAGACCCACCGGACGATGCTGGTCGGACCGTGGGGCGTCGAATGGAAGGGCCACGAGCCGTACACCCGCCAGTTGGGCCTGTTTCGGGGAGTCTCGTCGTGCAACAGCGCCCAGTGCATGAGCCACACGCTCTCGGAGGAGGGCGTCCACCCCGATTACATCTACCTGCCGAAAGGGGAGTTCACGGTCCGCGGGATGCAGTACCAGCGCACGAGCAAATTGGCGATGTCGATGCACCTCTCGCCGACGTACCGGACCGTCTTCGAGAACGACGGCGTCATCGTCTTCGAGGTAGTGGGCGGGCAGAACTCGGACGGGGATTCTTCCGGAGGAGGCAGCGCGTAACTCCGGAAAGCCGACTCGAAGAAAGATTCAGAACAGCGGGTCCAACTCGCCGTCGTCGTCCTCGATGAGGTCGGTCGTGTTCTGCTCGCTCTCGGCGCGAAGCTCGTCGATGTTGTCCTGCGTCTCGACGGCGACCTCCTGTAGCTCCTCGACGCGGGGCACCTCCGAGACGCCCGACAGGAGGACGACGCCCGCGACCTGCTCGGCCCCCTCGATGGGGTAGTCGCCGCCCCGGACCTCCATCGAGGAGGTCTGGTCTTCGAGCCATTTCCGACCTTTTTCGACGCCCTTGCGGTTCAGGTACTCGGGCGGTCCGCTGGCGACCAACAGCGACCGCTCGGCGCTGTCGATTTCGCAGGGCAGGGTGAGTCGCCCCAGTGCGGCCTTCCGAACCAGACTCGTGATGCGGTTGGTCGCGTGGGCCGAATCGACCGCCTCGGTCCCGTCGCTCTTGAACCGCGAGAGGAGACCGCCCGAGGGGTTGTCTACCTCCTCGGCCGCGTAGCCGATGGTCGAGACGCCACCGGTCGAGAGGGTGTTGATTATCTCGCTCGAATCCACGACGCTCTCCCCCACCGCCTCGTCGCCCTCAACCTCGCCCGCGCCGAAGAGGATGCCGAACCGCCGGACTATCTCCTCGTTGATGCGGTCGTAGCCCGCGCCGACGCTCTCGCCCGCCTCGCGCCACGCGTCGTTGTCGAAGACGAGGAGGTTGTCCACCTCGCGCACGAACGTCTGGAACGACCGCGCGGCGTTGAGCGTGTAGATGCCGCCCTCGTCGCGGCCCGGCAGGACGCCGAGTCCGTAGACCGGTTCGGTGTAGATGCGCTTGAGGTACTTCGCCAAGACCGGCGCGCCGCCCGACCCGGTGCCGCCGCCCATCCCCGCGACGAGGAGAAAGGCGTCCACGTCGTGAATCGGGACGTTGTCTATCGCGCCCTGCACCTCGTCGATGTCCTCCTCGGCGATTTCGGCCCCTAACTCGTTGTCCGCGCCGACGCCGTGGCCCTTCACGCGGGACTGACCGATGAGGACCTGATTCGACTCGGGCACGTGGTCCAAGCCCGCGAGGTCGGCCTTCGCGGTGTTGACCGCCACGGCCGACCGGACGGCCTCGCCGCCGGTCCGGCGGTCGTACTCGATGAACTTGTCCACGATTTTGCCACCGGCCTGTCCGAAGCCGACCATCGCCAACTTCATGCGAACTCCTCCGTCCCGTCGGTCAATCGGTGCCTGTCGCGATCGCTGGCGGCACCTGTAACTGTGACACTACCCCCGTACTGGCTGATACACATTCCGTAGCCCCCGAGGGGTAGACCACGCGGTCCGTGATAAATCCTCGACTCGGTTTTGTGGCGCGGGTGACACCTCGACTCGTCAGGAGATGCGTAACTCGGCGACTCGGCGTCTTCCGGCGTCTCGTCGGGGTTTCGGCGCGTCTCGGGCGCGCGACTCCGACCGTTCGAAACCTTCCGGGCACCGACAGGTAGAAATTACAGTCGGCGGACGTGACGACAGGCAGTAACTAAATGTCGCTCGACAGTGACGATGGACAGGGAAACCGATGACGCGAACAGTTCTAGCCTGCCTCCTCGTCCTCGGGGTGGTCGGTGCCGCGGTACCGCCGTCCTCGACTGCCCACGTCTCGAAACCGAACGCGTCGTTCACGACCCACTCCGCTGACGCAGGTGTGGCGTCACAGGCTCTCGTTTCGGACGCAGATGCCCCGTCGCAGGCGAACGCCACCGAGTTCCCGCCGGGCGTGAACGAATCGGGAATTACCGACCCGCTGGCGCTCGTGGATGCCCACCAGCGGGCGCTCGGAAACACCTCCTACACCGTCTCGACCAGCGCGACGTATCGCCGCCCGAACGGCACGCTGGTCGCACAGGAGTACACTGTCGTGCGGGTCGCACCCGGCGGCGACTCCTACTCCGCGGTCAGGACCCAGACGGTCGCAAACGATACGCGCTGGTTCGGCGGCGAACGCTCCCATCTCGCGGTCTGGGCGAACGAGACCGACGCCGTAGTCGCCGAGAAACCCTCCGGCGCGGAGACGACGTATCACTGGACGAGTCCGTCGCGGGTGAGGCTCGGCCCGACCTCGCAGTGGGAACGACTCTACGCTACGGTCGGGGCCGGTGACGCAGAAGTCGTCGGACAGGTCGAGCGCGACGGGACGACGCTGACCAAACTCGTCTCCACGCCCTCGCTCTGGTTCTCGAAAAACGAGACGGCCGACTCCGCCACGGCGAAGTTGCCGTCCGAGTTCACGGCACTGGTGGACTCGCAAGGCGTCGTTCGCTCGATGCAGACGCTCCGCCGGACGATTGTCGAAGACCGGCGAGTCGTCGTCACTCGAACGATTCGGGTGTCAGAGATGGGGAACACGACCGTCGAGCGTCCGGGGTGGTACCAGCAGGCGGCGGACAATCGGACGACGAGCGAGGGTCGGAGGTGAGCGTTCGGCTTACGCCGACACGCTCTCGCCGACTGAGGCCACGATAGCGTCCACGTCGAACTCGTCTTCCTCCTTGTCGAAGACCTCCTCGCCGTCGGCGCGCACCTCGAAGACGCCGCTGTCGCCCGTGACCAGCGCCACCGAGTCGAGTCGTTCGCCGTACTCCTCCAAGAGCGCGTGCTGTACGTCCTGTGCCCGGTCGAGCATCCCGCAGGGGACGCAGTACTCGATTTCGACCTGTGTCATGTTCGCTCGTGGGTAGGTGTCGGAGGGAGTTAAAAACCGGTGTGGAGGCGAGCGCGGGTGGGTTTCGAGTTCGAGGAAACCGCTGATCGCTCCTTCGGAGTCACCACGACAGTAGACAGCACCACGACAATAGACAGCACTTCAACAGTAGACAGCACTCCAACAGTAGACAGCACTCCAACAGTAGACAGCACTCCAACAGTGAACCGCACTGTCGCCGACAACGAGGAGTCACCGCAACCGCACTGCACCGCATCAGCCACACGCCTCCCCAACCGACTGCGTTTCTCGATCCACTGCGTTCCGCTCCGATACTCGTCCCTCGCGCGCTGATGGCGCGTCGCCCGCGGACGACGCGCCAGCGCGCGCCGGGTAGTTTG encodes:
- a CDS encoding SelT/SelW/SelH family protein; the encoded protein is MTQVEIEYCVPCGMLDRAQDVQHALLEEYGERLDSVALVTGDSGVFEVRADGEEVFDKEEDEFDVDAIVASVGESVSA
- a CDS encoding tubulin/FtsZ family protein; its protein translation is MKLAMVGFGQAGGKIVDKFIEYDRRTGGEAVRSAVAVNTAKADLAGLDHVPESNQVLIGQSRVKGHGVGADNELGAEIAEEDIDEVQGAIDNVPIHDVDAFLLVAGMGGGTGSGGAPVLAKYLKRIYTEPVYGLGVLPGRDEGGIYTLNAARSFQTFVREVDNLLVFDNDAWREAGESVGAGYDRINEEIVRRFGILFGAGEVEGDEAVGESVVDSSEIINTLSTGGVSTIGYAAEEVDNPSGGLLSRFKSDGTEAVDSAHATNRITSLVRKAALGRLTLPCEIDSAERSLLVASGPPEYLNRKGVEKGRKWLEDQTSSMEVRGGDYPIEGAEQVAGVVLLSGVSEVPRVEELQEVAVETQDNIDELRAESEQNTTDLIEDDDGELDPLF
- a CDS encoding ArnT family glycosyltransferase → MTEQNVTHETTVREEGWKRELMWLAPALLSGIVLFLVYLRSHPYPSFGAGLYLFIAERISEMGYALPETIPHYTEGGVPFAYPPLMFYAVAAIRDLTGVDPIAISRFLPGIVTLAYLVPLYLFARDLFDSRPQAALTSLLVAVSPPVLQWHISAGGIVRAPAFLFSLSGIYAGLRLYKYRDRRWVVPSLVLFTLTVLTHPVYTVFFALSYFLLFLQFDRSLRGLVRGAVVGFGGILLAAPWWTQVMAAHGIDVFTGAAGTHGGLGGGIPSLSALTHVSLQNVFFGSLLSVLPLVGAVYLLKERRFFLPVWFVAVTAVIGKARFSMLAGSFITAVFLLEVLGVRLKEQSRFAVGRRGVVTAALVLIATVGIAGSAMYTTGDVDAHAGSPSLPQFVDHDDVEAMEWAERNTKPSATFVVQGDAAEWFPQQTHRTMLVGPWGVEWKGHEPYTRQLGLFRGVSSCNSAQCMSHTLSEEGVHPDYIYLPKGEFTVRGMQYQRTSKLAMSMHLSPTYRTVFENDGVIVFEVVGGQNSDGDSSGGGSA
- a CDS encoding ABC transporter permease, with protein sequence MNVIEGARISWRNIREHKLRSTLTTLGVIIGVAAVITFVTLGASLQQDIISTVAGGNAATMYVTAQSPGDSRVPSLGGGGGSVVFTQHDVEQIRQLPGVELAAPESGIAASSVTYNNSTVGRQFITVSSPGYFQVRNIQFVSGRPYRTGEQEVVLNQPAARMFGDNVTVGSNISFTRAASNEQLNATVVGIVESTGGGEVLGFSQGSADPRIYAPTEPYYLRTSRSPTTQQEQLVYGRLLVKAESASQVDAVQGRVYNYLGQNSDARQLKSQSYQFEVTTQDQIIGQVKQLTSTFTAYITGIAVISLIVGSIGIANIMLVSVTERTREIGIMKAVGAQNRDVLQLFLVEAVMLGVLGSALGAVVGIAGGYAGAQAIGLPLAFQPIWFVASVAVGVLVGVLAGLYPAWDAAHTDPIDALRYE